DNA sequence from the Tachysurus vachellii isolate PV-2020 chromosome 16, HZAU_Pvac_v1, whole genome shotgun sequence genome:
tatttagattttgcaAAACATCTACTTTAGTCTATtattagagacttttttttatcaaatctaaagtacaaaataatttctcaCCTGTTTTCTTTAACTTGTCATTGAGTGATTTAGTGAGTTTCACATTCAGAGACtgctgaagctgagacagagctgTCCTCACAGTGTCCACACTCACATCAGTGTTAATGCTGATCTCAGTCCAGTTCTTGGTGTGTGGAGGGCTGCACATGGAGGAGTAAATCTACAgtagagcaggagagaggagaaatccctcagcatggttagtgttgttctgtgatgttctgcattgtcagtgagcagagagaggaacactgacctgtaggaggtggagatgctcctcagtgtgtgagagccgctccagctcagtgtctctcctctttagcacactgatttcctgctccagctcttTAATGAGTCCTTCAGCCTTcctctctgctgctttctgcttctcctccatcatCTCCGGCAGCTCAGCCTGACTTCTCTCAATGGAGCGAATCAGAGCAATGAAGACTTCAAcactgtctgctttctctttcgCTGTGCTTCTCTAAAGGAGGAACACATTTTCACTTCCATCAGATAACACTGATAGTGAACTTTGTTCATTTCTACAAACAAGAATAAAACTACTGAATCTATCAGATATTAACTCATGTCATGTTTGTACACACTTTGCTTTGTTCTACTGAGTGTTTGATCTCTTTTATCTTCTTCAGTCGGTCCTGAACTCTCTCATGTTTCTGGCATATGTTggcctccaggttctccacagggtttattagtttgtgtttcttaAGTTTTGGAACATGATAATGTGGCTCTAAATGAATTTTACAGAAACTCAGTCCACAATCCAGACAGGATTTTAGGGCCTTCAGCTTCTCTCCACTGCAGGCATCACAAAGAACCTCAGGTGCCTTCTTGAAGTTTTCTGCAACCTCTCTCAGTGTTGTATTAATCTTCAGTTTAGGTCTCTTGGTGAATTTCTTGTTACATAATGGACAGTGACAGTGTTGACTCTTGTCCCAGCACTGTGTAAGGCAGCTCTTACAGAGGTTGTGTCCACACGGAGTGGTGACTGGATCAGTGAACACATCCACACAGATCGGACACAGCAGCAGATCAGACAGGAGACTGCTGGAGTCATGAGAaactagaaaagaaaatgttacacattGTTGATAAATGGTGTAAATAGACTGCATCTGtagtttaggtgtgaaaatcacagaccAGAATGTCTACAAGTTTTCCTAAACTGTGTAAAGGCACTTGTTGGGGTGTCAGTTATtgttagtgtaaaaatgttatttttgtagaataGATTTATGACTATTTCAGTGAAAAATGGTTGCCATCTGACATCATTGATTGAACATCAGCTCTGTTTGGATGATGAGAGGATGCagagtttatttaaacagcATTGTCCTGCTagttgtgtgtgggtggttgggTGGGTGCTGGTGTGGTtagttgtgtgagagagtgagctgTTTTTGGGAGGTGCTTTAAATCTCTCCCAGAagtttgtatttactgtttagTGATTGTACTTTGATTGagtttgtttgatattttgttaTTCTTTCTGTTGTTGGAATTGACATCTCTGTAACAGgaagtttttcttttggttgtaagttaatatttgttacagtttttcattctttatttgttcagtTCTATTGTTAATTTGGAGAGGGGTTAGTAGGGAAGGGGTGCCATTTCTTTTGGatcttgttttctcctgtttatgTTAGTAATGGAgttagtgtattgtgttgtaatctttgttttttattttcttttgtagcttATTTAGTTTCTCCCTAAATGAGTTAGATGGGTTCTGCTTATTGTTTTGTCCTGATCCCCCTCTTGAATTCTTCAAACCCTCCTGCACTTCATGTTTGGGAATAAATGAGCTTTGTTCATTTTGACTTGGTTGTATAGTGACATTCTTTTTTGTGACAGGATTGGGGTTgagttgtaaatgtaaagttgTAAAGTTGAGTTGGGAATGTAACGAAGTGTCACTGCCGAGCGCcaacaataacacatttttactcaacaaagtgacacatttttcagcctgtagtttcatgttaatgttcatttacagattcctagattattaatcttttataagTATTAGACTTTTAGACAtcaatgtgtatttaaaatgttgtgttcTACATTGTTTGGTGTTACGTTATACATTTTGAAGTTATTTAGTGTTGCAAGGTTTTGTTAAATGAAGTTTGTAATAATCATTATCAATATTCAAGATGAATATTACATATAACACATTATTgtgatgtaatattttactATGAAAGCTGTCTGACCTTCTGTGCATGTGACTAGAAGTTCTTTGTGACTATAAATTGTTATTACCAGAGAGAatttgtgtacaatattataGGGTTCAGGAGCTGGAGACGTGATGGTGAGACTCAGGCTCATAAACAACTTAGGAAGACCTTGGTAAGATCCTGATCAGTAGATGATCGAGCGTTGTGCATCTAGCCAATGATTGctgatgttttcctttcttctgttGTCTGCCTATAAATCATTCCTATATAACCTCAGTGTAATAAATGTTCtaggcccttcctctctcatgatACACGAGGAGCGCTGGGTCCTGctgtgcagcagcacaaatacattgtgaacctttttactCATGCTCGTTCTGAACagtgtgctatttttattttctcaaaaacttccacaacaataaTCAGTCACAGATTTtgctaaatatattatttggtaactattttacatctttctttaacagtttctatgtatttgttattatttgtatattttatgtttagtttcTACAGACATTTATCTCAGTTACATAGAGACAattttcagggagtttttcatgaTGCTTGTTttcaaggttttgttttttttaatcatttaaatttgaatcaatcaccctgattaccaactcaccataattatattccccgcttcatatctacaagtactgcattatcagaactgtcagtcatcacattatctgtgtatgttacacacactactgctgctgcatattgttattagcactaccatgcacttctcccactttatgtacagtacataactGACCAGTCAcatattctgtattatatttaatagtcatactgtctatattgtatcacattgtctgcattttcttgtacagtctgtattgtcctgtcttgtgtagtataatgttatgtctgtacttttgagagtcacaaacagctggaaccaagttccctgtgtgtgtcaacacccttggccaataaacctgattctgattctgattcatttttctgcctttcagtgtcagtgaaataaattaatatccacatattaaaatagcaaacaaaacatttcacttttatatatctatgcaaataaatacaaactataaagaaaataaataaaacaataataaataatataattctaatgaggtcttatttatttcttacatttcattaaatattctttattgaATTACATATTGAATTTATAactaataaagtaatataaatccTCCATAGTTACaggatcagtgtaaataaatgtctttctaagatgtttgtgtattataacACAACTCTTATACTTGTTACATAAGGCAGTTAAGACAATTAAGCCATTCACTGAGATCATTTTATAACAATATAGATTATAATAGTGACAGTACTtcattaaaacatacagaaaactaATCATGCATAAACTGTATAACTTACATAATTCTGGTTCTTCCATGTTCCTCCTTTTTCTGCCTTCTGTTTGTGATGAAGATTCAGCCATTTACTTTCTCCTgtgtttttaacctttacaGTAAGAAATCAAATCATTCAGTCCACACATGTAACAGTATGAGGTTTTACTGATTAGTCTGTTTAACTCACttatgtctgtctgcagtgTTAAACCTAATCTACTGTCCTGTcctgtgtagtataatgttatgttaaagttccttgtgtgtcaacacccTTGGCcactaaacctgattctgattctgatactgattcgtttttctgcctttcagtgtcagtgaaattaattaatatacaaataataaaatagcaaacaaaacacttgtatatactgtatctatgcaaataaatacaaattataaagtGTAGCTGACCCCATCCTAATGACGAGCAAAACTTTACTGATGGTCTTAATGAAGTTTTATTGAGCCTTGATAACTCCAACAGATCACAGTAAGAGCTTATGCCCTTTAGGGGggtgttaacaaaaatataaaactttagaGCTGAGAACCGTAGTGCTGTGATGCTTTTCACAACCGTGAAAAAACCGTGACTGCAATGGGTGCTGCCGCTTTTCAAAATAAGAGTCCCCTATTTATATCAAAATTGAACAACATCCAAAAACTCAAAATATggcaaaatgttatttaaacaaatgaaatttataataaaagaaaatattcaaatacgTCTGATACCCTCCCACCAAATGTCTCCATGTCtcttaaatatgaataatttccatttatgtttctttaacctttgtgtgttttggagATATATAAAGTCCACATGTAAATCAGTTCATTCTGATTCTAATAGCAAAACCAACTTTTGAGCTGGCCTTTCTACCATTGATATCTTATTTATCCGTTCTCCTTTCTTGGACAATTTCCTGTCACCAAGTATTAATTCaatccaatctgtgaatatgtggccaactttacttaagatgccgaggcgcttttttccttctcgataggtgagtaaggttggttttgctttgttacacagaactaatatatgcctttgtcctttgcatgattatgcttgtgtgtcatttttgcttgtttgtttatctgcaatcgtattgttcttcccttcagctatgataaagacacatttctttccattagttgtctgggttacgtatgtatgtgtgggcggagctatcgatacaggggtgggacccatttgggttaggggcgtgtttgttttggtgatttcaaatgtcaatgttggctttcaaaaatcgggaGACCCttggc
Encoded proteins:
- the LOC132859445 gene encoding nuclear factor 7, ovary-like; the protein is MAESSSQTEGRKRRNMEEPELFSHDSSSLLSDLLLCPICVDVFTDPVTTPCGHNLCKSCLTQCWDKSQHCHCPLCNKKFTKRPKLKINTTLREVAENFKKAPEVLCDACSGEKLKALKSCLDCGLSFCKIHLEPHYHVPKLKKHKLINPVENLEANICQKHERVQDRLKKIKEIKHSVEQSKRSTAKEKADSVEVFIALIRSIERSQAELPEMMEEKQKAAERKAEGLIKELEQEISVLKRRDTELERLSHTEEHLHLLQIYSSMCSPPHTKNWTEISINTDVSVDTVRTALSQLQQSLNVKLTKSLNDKLKKTVSTELKRIQQYAVDVTLDPDAAHPELILSADGKQVTHGDKRQNLPDTPQRLYRYICVQGKQGFSSGRFYYEVQVRGKTGWTLGVARENINRKGKITLTPQNGFWTVLLRNENQYEACEGPYVSLRLREKVEVVGVFVDYEEGLVSFYDAEMDAEKRE